The following DNA comes from Chelmon rostratus isolate fCheRos1 chromosome 3, fCheRos1.pri, whole genome shotgun sequence.
ACTTAGCTGCAAGCAGTGTTTTGAGCGAAATgctaaagtcagcatgctaacatgctaacagtggcaatgctaacatgctaatgtttagcaggtataatatttaccTTGTGCACCGTCTCGGTTTTGTGTGTTACCGTGGTAACGTACAAATTATGAAtagaaagtacagctgaggcagaaGGAATGTCAATAGTTCTGCGGGTATTTGGTCAGAAACCAAAGTACAGTATGCAGTCTGGAACAAAGAGGTAGACAGACTGACCCAATGATTCTGCCTAGAACCACACTGCTAGTGTGGCCTCAAAATGGAAAATATCATCATTCAACAGACCTTTTCCATTTCAACTGTTTCAGAATTACTTTGCTAGGAAACAGTTTGGGTTCAGATTACAGTAGCTGCTGCGATCAGTGAATGCTGCAAAGACATATAAAACCTAAATTCGGTAGGACACTCAAAATTGACATTTGAGTTTGATCTGACGGATGGGTTGTTGTTTGAGGTGCAGTGTCAGGGGGGTCATGCCTGAAGTGTCCCGTTTTGTCGTACACTGTGAGTTGACACAATGTACAGGATTAATGAaaatgctcagtgtttccccaTCTGAAAGAATCAATATGAAGACTCCTCCATGTTTAAATTGACAAAGCATTGACATTGTTGGGTGCCTGGCCAGAAAAGGTTGAGAACCTGTGAAATACAGAGTTCCAGTGAATGCTGAAGCTCGAGCACTGCTTGCttccaaaaacataaaaatactgttCGCTTTATTGATAACAGAAGAATGTATGTAGTCAAAAAACACTGTGACCTAATCAGTATAAACCTGATGGAGTTTCCCAATAAGAAAATGTCTCGCAAGTTAGCCATGACAGCATGAACGCAGGAAACATGACGCGCTAACAGAGAGCTGAAGACCGTCAGGTTCATCTCTGTTTGAGAGGCaagttcacaaaataaaaaaagcaacaaacaaaggACAGTTGGGAcctgtggaaataaaataagaGGAAACCGAAGGAATGTTGGGTCAGAAAAACTTGAATGACAGCACGAAATCAAGTCCACAGGAATGAACAGAGACGCTGTCCAACTGTTAGCAAACTTGAGTAACACCACCCGACTCATGCAGATGTGCTGAAGTATGACATCTGTCATCCAGCCAAAACCACCACAAACCTGAATGTACTGTTGAACACTGCAAATGAATCTATGTCAGCCTACCTGCTGTGTGCCGCCCAGTTACAACTTAGTTTACATGAATAAGCAGTTAATCATagaatgattaaaaataaaatctagcATCACATTCAGTGTTCATTAGTAAGAACTCTCCTAAATTAGACGCCACTCAATCTCACAGCTTTACCCATCAGAAAAGTGGTGTAGACTCTCATAATGCAGTGCACGGGGTCTTATTTCCAGACCTTACACTCATATATTGGACCGTGTTTTAACATGATGACCCCCTTCAGAAGCTGGTTTGCTGTATCCCAGTCTGCTGCTCCTCTTAAGCGTATATTTGatctttttgttatttaataaaGGGACAGACTGAAGTCACTGTAGCTGCACCAGTGTCACATGTTTGGGTTTAAGGAGTTTTAGTGTTAAATGGTACTGTGGCGAGTTTACTTCttatggctgaaaaaaaaagtccaggcACTCGCATGTGgccttaaaaacacaaactaactATGAAGCCTGGACTTTTTCTCTCGTTTTTCTTTCACGGGGGATGGAGGGACACTATGATCCACAGTGACACCAGTCCTGTTCTGATTCATgagctcaaaaaaaaaaaaaagaaaaaagaaaaaacactgaagaggagagggaagaagagcCACAAGCTCTATCCAGAAGTCCAAAGAGTGACACAAACCATCCTATTTGTCCTTCTTGGATTCAGACTCCTGGCCCTGGGTGGCGGCCTCTTGCTGCTcgggctcctcctcctcagggaCCGGTGGGAACTGGGACTGGCTGACCTTGTCCCCTTTGGTCTTGTTGAGCTTCTTGGATTTCTGGTAGAGTTCGTTCAGGTTGAACTCTCGGATGATGTTCTCCTGGTGACAAGTGACAGAGATGTTGCTGATCTGAGTTTATTTGAAAGTTTAAATTCAAGAAAATCAAAACCATTCAGCATTTGGCATGGATTACCATTCCTGAAGTCAGCTTTCAGAAACCTACAATGACCCAACCATGTTAAGTGTTTGCACTATGTTGcattgatgcagcagaaaaatCAGTCCCTGCATTGCAGCCGCAGGTGTGTTCAACGAATGGTGTCCTAATGAAACAAGAGGTCTTAAGCCAAGAGTCCAAGGACGTTGAAATTGTCCAGGCAACAAGTCAAACCTTCATTTAGGCTGGTTTAGTCACACGTGTGGTCGGAGTCAGAGTGGACagtttatttatagagcacagtgtaggtgtttgtgtgtgtggggcatGGTAGTGTATAAATCCATGTGAGCTGGGGGGAGTGtacatgtgtgtcagtgttttcgTCTGTGTGTAGACCCTTTGCCAGataaaacacatactgtaagaCTGACTGCTACATTCTTTCTCCTTAAATGGAAACCCAGATCTGAGAGGTTGAGCTGCTGATGCCTGATAAGCCGAAGCTGGACCCCTGTAGCTCATCTGATACACAGATGAAATGGATTCAGTCTCCAGCTTATCAAAGGATATTTAATTTATATAGAAGATCTAAAAGTTGATATGGAATGATTAtgacaatacaaaaaaaattaaatgctgATTTGAGGTGCAACACAAAAGTTACTTAAAGCAAGAAGTGAACTCAGAGTTGTCCTATAACCAGTGGCTGTAAACTGCTCTAAagcagtcatttcattttctacaaGTGTAAACTGAATCTCTGGCTTTGGTGACACTGTGCAGACAGAAAGACTCTTCCAAAATAACTGTTCAATGGCGCTTGGTGTAAAGCCTGTATACCTGTTATAACTGACCATAATGTGTCCACAGTACTGAGCATTAAACGTTGGCATTGAACACAGATTCTTGGGCTGGTTTCTGATTTCAGTCAAGCCACTTTTGTAACTTTAGGCTACAACCCTGttccaaaagagttgggatgctgtgtacaatgtaaataaaaacagaatgcaatgatgTGCAGTTCCTTTTCTACTATATTTAATTGAATACAACGCAGAGACAAGATAACATAACACAAAAGGCGGAGTGCTCTGCTGTTTTGAATGTGTTGGTTAGCTGTCTCGTTTGGTCTTTGTTGTTTCGCTCTGCAATGAAGTTATTAAATCCAAACAGTTAAAATGCAAGATAATGCTAGAATGTGTGCACTGTACACTGTCCAGGTGCTCTGTTGTGCCCTTGCAGTTCAGATACACCAATGCAATGTTATTATTACAAAAAATGGATTTTGGGGGATTTGTTATTTGATTGAAAACCATAGAAGATGAGAATCATGATTATTGTTCAAATCcatcttttttcctcccacCCACAATAAGCATTCAGTTGAAGAGTTAAGTATCAAATGTTAAATAAGGTGCAGAAACTACACTCTGAAAAATGTCACTGACAGTTCAACTGCTGttgaaaacagcaacagacagaaggcactgcattaaaaactgacaggactgtgtgtgtgtgtgtgtgtgtgtgtgtgtgtgtgtgtgtgtgtgtagacagatATATACATTCATTTATCTACTGTCCAGCCTGACCTCAGTGAAGCTCCAGGACACTGCTCTGCCCTTCTTGTCCACCTGGGGGCGCCGCAtcacctccttccctccctgaAACAACACCAAGGAGGGAAGCTGTTTGGACAGCGGAGATGTGGACACCTTGTACCTACAGAACAGAATTCAATCCAAATGAGACATGTTCACATTGCTAGTTAGTCctctatgaaaaaaaaaaacatcaatcaaaGACACTTGAGGacaaaagagaataaaaaacaaagaaatcaaatgCCTTACTTCTTGGAAACCTCTCCATAACGCCCGATGTCCACTTTGCCAAACTTGAGGCCAGCACAGTTAtacctgaaacacaaagcacttAAAGTTCTCTTGTTCTTGTTAATGAGTGCACTGAATACTTCTactgggtgggtggatggagtCTTACTTCAGAGACAGATCAGCATAGACGGAAGCAAAGGACTGGCACTCTGGAGACCAGTTGGCGAAAAACTCAACGATCCACGTCACACGAGTGTCCCTGTCCAGCTCATCCTGGACTCACACAAACAATTTGGatttatcactgaaaatgaactgTACAGATCTTTGTCATGAACAAGCTGCTATTAAAAATCCTACCACTTCTACTCACATCAATGGTTTTGTCGCTGAAGTATTTGATGTACTCTGGTCCCATGTAAAGAGGAGGCTTACAGGTcatcaaaaacactgagaagcaacagaagaggaaaacatgagGTTTTTGTCTGTGACAATACTTGCAGAATTAGTTCTGAAACGATTAGTTTATTTACTGAACTGACACAAATTTAATAGTTTTATCTTCCAAGTTATTTCTAGAGCAAACATACCTCACACTCTTTTCacactttgaaaataaaacatgtttgttttctttgttttccgTCGTTGTGATGtaaagatgtcaccttgggttCTAGAAAATTGCAGTGGGCACCTTACAGACTGAACTGTTACTTGAAACAGTAATCACCAGATTAATTGAtaacatttcatcattttcttctctgtgtgttagGACTCTGCTCACTGTAGCTTAGAGCCCGATGGATACAGATATCTGGGGGCTGATGCCACCACTGGCACTTATCAGAAATAGTTGGACACTATAGTTGGataatacattttataaaaTCTCTACTTAAATGCCAGCATGTTCATGTCTTTTACTGTCAAGTTGCCCTTTGAGCATCTCCAAAGGAGCATCTGGGTGTTACCAGGCTAGAATTAACAGGATCGTTTTATGTGGTTAACATCATGTTAGCCTGGATTAGTATTGTAAACAAAATCCCATATGCAGACCCAGCCAACAATATTCCTCAGTATTTCTGACTTCTCTTCACTGTCTGTGGCTTCCATCTTTAAAACtcctcattattttttttaaatgttcagtaATTTACTCTAACAGTGGCTCACTGTAGTTCTTAGaaaacgttactcaaacaggaggggactattttcaccagtgtgtgtgttcatggtaatgaaggaacttGTCACTTGCTggcagtgcaacagtgtggctcactgatgtctTTTAAATAGTGTTTAATagtggcacagaggaaaaagagaagctCTGCATACATACAAATCACTTGTTACCAGGATGCATTCATTGTTGGTTTCAGTCTTTAaatggatttgttgacaataagaaaaatatatcATGTCACCAGACTTTAAGCCACATCTGACAAACCGGACTCTGTTCTTAGATTCATCAAGCAGGAAACTGAAGAGTCAGCTGATGTACGTATGCAACAGTGAAGGTTGGACTGACCTATGCAGAGTGTCAGGTAGAGCAGGCCCATCCTGATGTCCAGTCTGAAGAACAGGATGACATTTGCCACTTTGCTGAACAGGATGATGTTGCCCACATGCTGCTCCACAGTTACTGACATGAACAGATACAAATTTCATtcagtaaaacatttaaattagcAAGAAATAATGATGCTAATGATTGCAGATGCAAGACTGTCAGTATGTGCTAACCAAATATAACGATGGCTCTTATTCAGTAAAATATAATATTGTAAGCTTAGAGGAAGACAATTCATTGAATTTAATGACTTTCTTGTAGAATTCTATTCATTTCATGattttccactgaaaaaaaacagctattaTAGTAAACAACCTGCCAAGCAGAAGATGACACTGAAAGACAGATATCTGACAGTTTAAGAATGATGTTTGGTTGTGGGCATTGGTTTCATCTTGTCACATAAGATTCACTATCTTTATGAGCAGTTGCATTTCTATTAGagttgttgcaaaataaaagtgacatttctgaaatttcagcaaagttcgaatgcgatttgcaaatgtttccattgaacagtgttttgcgaaccagccgaaattctcgtaagttcttggacgtcccgcgagatgtgtgtgcgtgctgtgcgtcagtaaaacttaacacaaagccttataattaaaaagcacatgcgtactcctggccttgtaggattgtgcatactctaatgcacaaaagaaatgaaattaagAAATGATCTGTcgacttagagtgatcactgattttaatggcttattatttatcactttgttattacacgaggctcgctctgacagcgtcagctcgcgccggcggagcagcagcagaatacaggactgtgaattactgaagtgtcctttcaacatattttctatcagcaattatgtgtaaatattaaagttaatggcgtgcacgcatgtctcccacatagctgaggttagttcatctcacgattaatgaaaactaactgattagattttgcaaagtgcgcacaggacgagattacagctgtcagattgtctttaacagatcagccagcatgacagctggaacagctgttgtgtttttgtctgctacttattgagatccagaaaacatacaaacactacaaaattgacgacgttatatctgactgcatgcggccggcctgaaacggggagtccgctgacctcggagacgtgtaaatgcgaaaaaagtgtttccattacacttttgcgatacacctaaatatcgacacgtctgaaaaaccacctcatgagagcgtaaaaatgtttttgcgatatttgagaggattttcaaaatttaggtgtttccattaccgtttttaattgcgatatttaggatttgcgcatttctaggggcaatggaaacgcaaCTACTGACTTTATGTAGGTCATGGTTAGAGGGTGTACCATTATCACACGTGCATCAGGTTATCCAATGGCACACCACCATATTGCTGCTGAGAAAAAATTAATTcagaacaaaatacaaaagaaggCATTTACTCACTCGCTCGTCTGTTCTTCATCATGACAATGGCACTGAGGAACATGAGgatctccacctctctctgagAACGCAAACAAGACATGTCTTAACTGTGGTCAAACAAGACAGATTACTGTACTATCGTCAGAGTGGAGAGACATCTTTAAGAGCATTTAGATCACAATGGGAGACCATGATGTCAGACTACTCAGTACTTTtaaacacaatacacacatgAACTTCTCATAAAACCAGACCTGTGGACACTTTGTAACACCACAACTGTATAATGAGCCAGCAGGGGACAGACAGCATGGAGACAGTGTCAACTAATAATGGTGATAACACAGTATCTTCctgctgatttattcattatAAAATCACTTCGTACATGAACTACACCCTACAGTGCATGGTGCAGGATGTTTGCAGTTTCAGCAGGTGGGCATACCACAACATCCCCTCCCAAGAGCTACAACGTTAATGACGGAATACTTCGTCTCCAGGCTTCTGCAGCAGCTACTGGAGCATCACAGAGGCCACCGCTGCTGTCAAAGTCTACCTTCTCGAATGgcaaaaatgtcacaacaaaCTCCACAAAAAATCCAAGAGTTTTAAGACATTTGCTTGTCGACATAGATTCACGTGTAGGAGCTTGAGACATACCGCTCGTAAAAGTTTAGCTGGGATATTAACGTTAAATTCGGCAGTCATCACACCATTTggtttatgtttttataaaaaCCTTGACCAGCATACTCCCCTGTAACGATTAAGGATTCTCCTCGCAATTCTGCAACTTCACCTAACTGATGTTAAAGGACGTCAAAAAtcttgctaacgttagctggctAAACTAATACTGAACGGCGAAATGCGACGACCTACaaattatttctgtatttagaAAGACGACGATTTACATAGTCTATGTAAGCCGTATATAAAATGCTACCTTAATGAATGGCGGTGATTTGGAAATAACATTTTCTGATTTGAACATCTCTGTCAATAAGTAAAACAGTATAAATTAGCAGGATTTTGGCCGTAGTTTGGCCTGTCATTCTCTCCCCATAGCCTCGTACAGCTAATGTCACCTGGCCCTTGCTGGCAGCCTGTCTAACGACATACAAATGTGTCCATTCACTGAACAGCTAGCTAGCCAACTTTAGTTGATACCAACTCTTGAAAAGCAATTTGTGATTTTCTGGAATTTTCTACGGACCCAGTCAAAGTCGCAGGAGTTGCCGTCCTCTCGCTGTGTGGCCAGATGGTCGCAGATACCAGGCGTCTTGCGAACAGCTAGAAAGGCTATAGACATGAAGAGCGAAGCTATATAGTACGGCTTCAGCAGCCACTTATACACCTGCGGGAGGTGGTACAGGAAAGCGAGTAACGGCGTTAATAGAGCCATTTTCTATTTAACCGTGGCGCTACAACTACGACGATAACTGACTCCTGAAAACACCGACGCCAATGGATGGAGCCGTTAGCTCAATGTGAATGCTCGATGCTAGCTAGATGGATGTTAAACAGTCTCAAAGTAGCCGGAAATACCGCTTCTGGTTTAGCcagatgttaaaataaaaccgCTCATAATTACATGCCATGCACCgtgtgtattttattgcattgtTAAATGTATTATAAGTAATTAACTACATTTTGCCGTATCTCTTaatatgtttgtgtgctctTTATCCCTACGAGGGCGTTTTCTAACCCATATGTTGTTATGTTCCGAATACATCTACTTTTAATATGAAGGTATACAGCGCAACTTCCTGTGTAACTGTGTTAACTCTTGGCCGCTTGGTTCAGCTTTGCAGTTTGTAGTCGGCAAAATTGTAAAGAAGTCCTCACTTAAAGAAGCGGAAAGAGGTGCGGAGGTCAATCAGGACGAATGTGGTATAACAGGCGCTGATTGGTTAGGGCAGAGAACAGGTTTCAATAAACATTGCTGATTGGTTCATTGCAATAATAGCGCCTGTCCCATTGGCCttatatttattaatttacatTATGGGTGGCTAAACTTGGATGTAATGCTCATAATCATCATAATTGATAATAAGTCATAATTCACTTCTTTGTCTACCAGCGTTTCTTGGTCCAGTATTCACTCAGGACAGCTCAGGGGCTCTCAGAGTGTCAGAGATCATAAAAGTACATGCTGTGCACATCCAGCCCCAAATAGAATTATTCTGTGGATGCAGACAGGTGGATCATTGTCACGTTTAAAGATAGCACATATGtgatatgtatgtatataaatagCAACTCATGAATAAACACTTTGATTCATCAGATCTTCTATTAACTgaagcctttttcacagcagacttGACTGGTCATAATAGCAAAAGCATGGCTGTTACTAACACCAGTAATGATGGCTCTGTTATTCAAGGCTACCTTCCAAATTCTCTCTGATTTTAGTATGAACTGCAGCTTCCCTTACAAACTATGTATTGGTGCATGCAGCATGCATACAACTGGGACATACATACTTATATACTACTGAGTCATAACATTGTACTTTGAACTTTGAACCTCTTACTTATATATCTCTTACGCTTTGTGCAGTAATAGTATATTCATGTATTAATTATACACACGAGTTGCGAAACATTTGTAGGACTTACACTTAAATGTGCTGTCCGCTGTCATCTGCCAATGAGCTGTCATCTGTCTGTGATCTTCCACTGCACAGAGGATTGGGCCTGTGAATCACCAGAAAAGCGTGCTGGCttgtgtgcagcaaaatgtgacCAGATGCCATCCTGGTAATTTTGGCATACTGCATTTGATGTACTATATTATTGGGACATGCTAAATCTTTTCCTGGCGTACTAAGTAGTGTAGCAGTATGGGTATTTGAACACTGCAGTGTCCCTGTAAGCCATGACAGCGAGTCACCATGAAACATGTAGGTCTTTTTGACAAACGCTAAGCTGGGAGGAAGTTTAAGACTTTGAAAGGCTGCTAAAACAATCATGGAGTACATTTGTAAAAGGTTGGTTGGCTCCTGCTTTCTGCTACTACACTGGCTGAACAGTCTAAACtgttattgtgttgtttaatttgcaagtcctgtcagcatttctgccaggaaaagggaaaaaaagggtgTAAGAAGAGAGACGATAGAAAATAGGAGTACTTGTGTTAAGTCATAACTCTGACTATGTATGTCAAAATTCTGACATAATGTGTCAGCCCCACTATGAATTTTGATACAAAGTCAAAATCATGAAGCAGTCACAGCCAGAATTCTGACATATCATCTCATCATTTCCACTTTCActgatgttgttgttattgtttgtgtgttacttGTTTTCCTGGCACAAACAGGCTTCCACACAAAGCCTCTGTTTGAAAAGGAGGCACGGATGGTGTCTTGACAGACAATGGGTACAACAGTATTTCTGAgctgtgagaaagaaagaaatattcaCTCCAGCTGAAGCGGATGCTATCTCACAATGATCTGATCCCCTCACATCAGAATGGATTGTGTTTTTCCAGTATCTAAAACGTATCGTCAGCAAGTGAAACCTCTATCATGGTGTGTGGATGGCTccaaaagtgaaagtgagaaCGCTCCTTTTTTCTTGTCCCAATTTTCCCACGTGATGTGAACGCAGCACATGTATGTAGCGGTGTCTGCTCTGGAATGACATCATCTTGTGTGATTCACCAGCTTCTTGTGTGGATTTTGGATTTATGAGCTCTACATTTGTGGATTTGACAAAGGTTTGTTGTCGATGGTGTTTTCGTTGCTGATGAGTTTCCACGTGCGCTGAGGTGGAAAAAGACACCTTCAAAAAGGCCTTTAAATCTGATGTTTCCAATCAcatgaatcaaatcaaacaccAGAGGGACAGTTACCAGGATAATGTTCCAAATAgcatttgtaaatatttgtacATTTCAGATTTGATTGTCTTTGGTCTTTTATCTGTCTATGTCTCTCTTCATGTTTGCATTCAAATAAATCAGCGGTGGCATAAATACAAACTCCATTTCTTGAAACATAAATGAATCGTGGTATCTcggtttttgttttctctacAGTTTCAGCCATCTGAGTTTTTATGTTCACCAAAGAATCTCTACACGTGCATCCTCCATCATGACAAGCACTATGACAATAAAAAAGTGAGGTCATAAAAACAGGGTGTATTGCTCCTCCAGATGAAACCAAACCATAACTTCATCCTCGCAGCCTTTAAACCAACCAACACTGACATCGCTTTCAATCCTTTATTATTGTGCCAGAAAATATTGTTTCATTGGAATATTTAGTTATAGTTGCATTTTCTTCTGATATCACATGGCTACatcaaacatattttatatatttcctGTGATAAAACTGCATGAGaatatgcatttatttgataGGGCAGCAGCATTGTCCCATTGTTTAAAGGAAAGCTTGACTTCATCCAGGCCAAAGTGATTTGATAAAATCTGGTGCTGCACTGTGAGCAGTGTTGTCCCGTGGGCGCGTGCACAGTTCCCTCATCACTTCCTCCAACGTGAACAGGAAATTCATGTCAGTAgcacacagcaggaggaggaagaggaacgaCAGGAAATCTCATGGAAGATGCTGTATCTTTCGTCTGTTTCATTCAATCATTCTCAAAATAAATTctcctttgttgttgttaatattacagtgttttatagtgatctttttttaattcttaccttatttatttatttcaagaTTAAAATATGTGTCATTGTCACATTGCTCTACTTCCGACTCAGCAGCTGGTCTGGGATAGGTTTTGTTGTTGCAAATCTCCCTTCCAACCCCGTGGCTAGGCAGAGAAAAACTGATTCCAGATCGGTTGTCATGGTTTGATTCTGCCTTCTCATCTGCTCCAATCAGAGCCGCTTAGCCAGCCCAGGCGTATGTGTGCCAAGTGTCAAGCTCGACAGAGTTAGAGAAAAACATACAGGAAGTTTTAATTTGTCTTCGAAGTAAGAGTCCTGGTTGTGTACAATAAATGTAAACGAGGTGAAAGTCGGTCCTCCAGATAATCACACGGAAAGAAATAaaccatgaaaagaaaaaataaattttcTAAAAAGTATGATGTCATTAACTGAAATAAATCTACTTGGTCACATCCTACTGAAATGTCTTCTTATATCATTTTGATATCACACATAAACCATATCGCAGGCACTTTTGATATCGCACAAAAGTGCCTTTTGGTGTAGTCGCAGACTATAAAAACTAcaattttttgttgttattaacACAATAAACCAGACTTGTATATGTATTTCATTTAGtctgtgtcatttcattttatttctctcagTTGCTCAGTTCttatttaaaaattacattcacCTCAGACTCATCTTATTGTTCCCAAAGTAAAAATGTTGATATATTGAGAGTTGCAATATTCAAATGGCCAttatcagacaaaaacattcaatattcacaaacagttaaacatttacactggaaaaaagaataacattttgtgtgtgtatgtgtgtgtatttgagtaTTAATCATTACTGAAAACATAGCCGTCATTTATggctcttaaaaaaaaaacctttaacaGTA
Coding sequences within:
- the tmx2b gene encoding thioredoxin-related transmembrane protein 2-B; amino-acid sequence: MALLTPLLAFLYHLPQVYKWLLKPYYIASLFMSIAFLAVRKTPGICDHLATQREDGNSCDFDWREVEILMFLSAIVMMKNRRAITVEQHVGNIILFSKVANVILFFRLDIRMGLLYLTLCIVFLMTCKPPLYMGPEYIKYFSDKTIDDELDRDTRVTWIVEFFANWSPECQSFASVYADLSLKYNCAGLKFGKVDIGRYGEVSKKYKVSTSPLSKQLPSLVLFQGGKEVMRRPQVDKKGRAVSWSFTEENIIREFNLNELYQKSKKLNKTKGDKVSQSQFPPVPEEEEPEQQEAATQGQESESKKDK